From a single Ooceraea biroi isolate clonal line C1 chromosome 12, Obir_v5.4, whole genome shotgun sequence genomic region:
- the LOC113563140 gene encoding vegetative cell wall protein gp1-like, translating into MPPLRSRMQQRFTAVYKTARQSPIIAPSFLEPRDAGRRRSDASTERKPTRPRQPIVHRRLSSTAVEVPTPDRFPEAPAIAAISVPAQPATSKVRRALTPRAPPATPRVAQLISPRALKRRRAPARVTIRSSAASHQPAAAVKPSPPSSPVPGLQPVFTAVSAAAPPTPTSPVPGSQPVFSLSDEEEPPPRRAPDPGLTFFPDQERGNTTAPQGATKLPQTPAPPSAQPPIKRGSTTASDGSQQQPCS; encoded by the exons ATGCCGCCACTACGCTCTCGCATGCAACAGCGGTTTACTGCGGTATATAAGACCGCGCGGCAAAGCCCAATCATCGCACCCAGCTTTCTCGAGCCCCGAGATGCTGGGCGTAGGAGATCCGACGCTAGTACGGAACGCAAACCTACACGACCTAGACAGCCGATAGTACATCGCAGGCTATCATCCACGGCAGTAGAAGTTCCCACTCCTGACCGTTTTCCTGAAGCTCCGGCCATCGCGGCCATCTCAGTACCTGCGCAGCCAGCGACATCGAAGGTACGACGAGCCTTGACACCAAGAGCACCACCAGCAACACCACGAGTGGCTCAGCTCATTTCGCCAAGGGCACTCAAGAGAAGAAGAGCACCGGCCCGAGTGACAATCCGATCGTCGGCAGCAAGCCACCAGCCCGCTGCCGCTGTCAAACCGTCACCACCATCATCGCCGGTCCCCGGTTTACAGCCGGTCTTCACCGCTGTTTCCGCAGCCGCGCCACCGACGCCGACGTCGCCAGTTCCCGGCTCCCAGCcggtcttctctctctcggacGAAGAGGAGCCACCTCCCAGG AGAGCGCCTGATCCAGGACTAACATTCTTCCCGGATCAGGAACGTGGTAACACCACCGCGCCGCAAGGTGCCACTAAACTTCCACAAACACCAGCGCCGCCATCGGCGCAGCCTCCTATAAAGAGAGGCAGCACGACAGCGAGCGACGGCAGTCAGCAGCAGCCGTGCTCCTGA